In Anaerolineales bacterium, a genomic segment contains:
- a CDS encoding DMT family transporter codes for MTTTTKLVLRSRRTQTAAALGLLTVAAIWGSTFVVVKTATSAFPVLAFLTVRFGIASLALLPLAVGRGALTRREVAWGVGAGILFAGGYVFQTFALRLSDSGRVGFITGLYVILVPLLALLIHRYPLTRPIFFSGILALLGMAILGYTPGSNLLGDGLALACALSFAGQILVVERFPVGVIDTRRNAFFQALTVTLVASGLMLALVGGNSCAEGLFCDLIRPFAEPFPTHLPLDVLAVAAYTGVLATALALGVQVWAQKYLPPSEAAIIFAMEAPFAAIFGILFLRERITLPAVIGCALIFAAMIVATAKKRA; via the coding sequence GTGACCACGACAACGAAACTCGTCCTTCGTTCGCGCCGGACACAGACGGCAGCGGCGCTCGGCTTGCTGACCGTCGCCGCCATTTGGGGGTCTACCTTCGTCGTCGTTAAGACGGCAACCTCGGCTTTTCCTGTCCTCGCCTTTCTGACCGTTCGCTTTGGAATCGCATCGTTGGCGCTGCTGCCGCTGGCGGTTGGGCGCGGGGCGCTCACCCGCCGCGAGGTGGCATGGGGCGTTGGGGCGGGCATCCTCTTTGCCGGGGGGTATGTCTTTCAGACCTTCGCCTTGCGCCTGAGCGATTCCGGGCGGGTGGGCTTCATCACCGGCTTGTATGTGATTCTCGTGCCGCTCTTGGCACTCCTGATTCACCGCTACCCACTGACGCGCCCGATCTTCTTCAGCGGCATCCTCGCGCTGCTAGGCATGGCAATCTTAGGGTACACACCGGGGAGCAACCTGCTTGGGGATGGGCTTGCCCTTGCCTGCGCTCTCAGCTTTGCCGGACAAATCCTCGTCGTGGAGCGCTTTCCGGTGGGGGTGATTGACACGCGGCGAAACGCCTTCTTTCAGGCGCTGACGGTGACCCTTGTGGCGAGTGGACTCATGCTCGCTTTGGTGGGGGGGAATAGCTGCGCCGAAGGGCTGTTTTGCGATCTGATCCGCCCCTTTGCCGAACCTTTCCCAACGCACCTGCCGCTGGACGTGTTGGCGGTTGCCGCCTACACGGGCGTTTTGGCAACGGCGCTGGCGTTGGGCGTCCAAGTCTGGGCGCAAAAATACCTTCCGCCCAGTGAAGCGGCGATCATTTTTGCCATGGAAGCGCCCTTTGCGGCGATTTTTGGGATACTCTTTTTGCGGGAGCGAATCACCCTTCCCGCCGTGATCGGCTGTGCGCTGATCTTCGCGGCGATGATCGTAGCGACGGCAAAAAAGAGGGCGTAG
- a CDS encoding DUF512 domain-containing protein, whose amino-acid sequence MPTPQAKSPASPVGKIRAVIPESAAAALGVLPGDELLSLNGHPCEDVIDVQYYGAEEWLELTIRRGEVLHTLSGERAYNQPLGLEFDHPTFDIDIRRCNNLCEFCFVLQMGPKMRRTLYIKDDDYRYSFLFGHFVTLTNLSAHDWDRLIEQHLSPLYVSVHATDLTLRRECLGNPTAPDILAQLRGLAEHGFEIHTQLVIMPGVNDGAHMEQSLNDLFALYPTVRSISVVPVGLTKFHRYGLTTNEAAHAEAILATCERWQRRCRAKIGVGFVYPTDEWYLVAGRDVPPLSSYDDLALHENGLGMVRQFLDEWAVVRAEELPTFAPLVRRLTLVTGTLFAPTLERAAVELSEASGLTVTVEGVVNTGLGKGITVAGLLMGKDVIAHLLACKTAGTLGEIAILPRIMFDHPDGISLDDHSPLDVANALGIPVALADVMGDVFDAAMGKNALTFRPGISPDAIPIVREGGWAVEKYL is encoded by the coding sequence ATGCCCACCCCCCAAGCGAAATCTCCCGCCTCGCCCGTCGGTAAAATACGGGCGGTGATCCCAGAGAGTGCCGCCGCCGCTTTGGGCGTCCTGCCCGGCGATGAACTGCTTAGCCTGAACGGTCACCCCTGTGAGGATGTGATCGATGTCCAGTATTACGGCGCGGAGGAATGGCTAGAACTGACCATCCGGCGGGGGGAAGTGCTGCACACCCTTTCGGGGGAGCGTGCCTACAACCAACCCTTAGGGCTGGAATTTGATCACCCTACCTTTGATATTGACATTCGTCGCTGTAACAACCTCTGCGAGTTCTGTTTTGTCCTCCAAATGGGTCCGAAGATGCGCCGGACGCTTTACATCAAAGATGATGATTACCGCTATTCGTTCCTCTTTGGGCATTTTGTCACGCTGACGAATCTTTCCGCACACGATTGGGATCGCCTGATCGAACAGCACCTTAGCCCGCTCTACGTCTCCGTCCACGCCACCGATCTGACGCTCCGGCGGGAGTGCCTGGGCAACCCTACCGCCCCCGACATCCTCGCCCAACTACGGGGTTTAGCGGAACACGGCTTTGAGATTCATACGCAGCTTGTGATCATGCCCGGCGTCAACGATGGGGCGCACATGGAGCAAAGCCTCAACGACCTTTTCGCCCTGTACCCGACGGTGCGCAGCATCAGCGTTGTCCCCGTTGGCTTGACAAAGTTTCACCGCTACGGCTTAACAACCAACGAAGCCGCCCATGCCGAGGCGATCCTCGCCACCTGCGAGCGCTGGCAGAGGCGCTGTCGGGCGAAGATAGGCGTCGGGTTCGTCTACCCCACCGACGAATGGTATCTCGTTGCCGGGCGGGATGTACCGCCCCTATCAAGCTATGATGATCTCGCTCTGCACGAAAACGGCTTAGGCATGGTGCGCCAGTTCTTGGATGAATGGGCGGTGGTGCGGGCGGAGGAACTTCCCACTTTTGCTCCGCTGGTGCGCCGTCTGACGCTCGTCACGGGGACGCTTTTTGCCCCCACGCTGGAACGCGCCGCTGTCGAACTAAGCGAGGCAAGCGGGCTGACAGTGACGGTAGAAGGCGTTGTCAACACCGGGTTGGGAAAGGGCATCACTGTTGCCGGTCTGCTGATGGGCAAAGATGTGATTGCTCACCTGCTGGCGTGCAAAACGGCGGGAACGCTTGGTGAGATCGCCATCCTCCCTCGGATCATGTTCGATCACCCCGATGGGATCAGCTTGGACGATCATTCCCCGTTGGATGTGGCGAATGCGCTAGGGATTCCGGTGGCGCTGGCGGATGTCATGGGTGATGTCTTTGATGCGGCGATGGGCAAAAACGCGCTGACCTTTAGACCGGGCATTTCCCCAGACGCTATTCCCATCGTCCGCGAGGGGGGATGGGCGGTAGAGAAGTATTTGTGA